gagaaagaaaaactgggCTCGAGCCTGGACTCCCCACTTCTTTCCTTGACCAGGATGAGGACCCAGATACCCCAAAGCCTGTGAGCTTCACAGTGAAGGAGACAGTATGTCCCAAGACAACCCAGCAGACCTTGGAGCAGTGTGACTTCAAAGAGGATGGGGTgaggttggggctgggggtgctggtGGGTAGGTACCTCCTGAGGAGTGGATAAAGGGTCCTTGGGGAACATTTCCAGCCACCAAGGCAGGGCTGGGAGTTATGGTAAAGGGTTTCCAGTTTGACTTTGAGCATTCCCTTTCTAGCTGGTGAAGCGATGTGTGGGAACAGTCACCCTGGACCCGGCCAGGGACTCTTTTGACATCAACTGTGACGGGGTGAGTGGGCTATTCTGGGATGCAGGGGCTGATGAGAATGGCACATGGATAATCTGTCCACCAGTCAGCCACTGCCTTACCCAGAGCAGGAAAAACCTCCTTCTACCCAGGGGTCCTCCCTTAGCCTGATCCCATATCCAGGGCCAACCCTGCAATTCCTTAGAGCAGTGGTTCTTAAAGATTGGTCCTTACCTGGGATCTTGTTAAAGATGCACATTCTTGGGCTCCATACAGAACTACTGAATGAGATTCTGGGGTGAGGTCCAGCAATGTGTATTTTAATAAGCTCTTCTGGAGATTCTGACTCCTGCTGAAGGCTGAGAGCCCTGACTTAGGGTAGTGGGCTCTGAGGACCCTGGGGAGCCCCTTGCcatttctgagcctcaatttttttttcatctttttattaagAGTAGGGATTCAGCTATGTGCTCCAAAGGTCACAGTCAGAAGAGGGTGAACTGGTGCTCCAAATCCCCTGAGGGAGGTCTAAGTGGACAGGGGTCTTGCACCCTTAAGTGCAGCCCTTTAAGGAACTTGTTTCTTCCTGTTGTACAGCCCCAGCATTTCAAGAAAACTGCCCGGCTAGGTGGGCTCCTCCAAAAAGGTGGAGAGAAGATTGGTGAAAAACTTGAGAACATTGGCAGGAAAATCAAGGATTTCTTTCAGAGTCTTGTGCCCAGGTCACGGTCCTAGAGTTTGTCCCGCCCTGCCTCTGGACTCTGAAAAATAAACTGTGTGAAAGCAACTTCTGTCTCACTTGTCTTGCTTCCTCCCCTTCACTACAAGGGAGTCCTCAACTCTGGAggcctgtgtgtgcatgcacatgtgtgtgggcacgtgtgtgtgtgaatgagatGCAGAGGTGAGTGGGTGGCTGTTTCATGCAAGAGGCATGGGTTGTGGTGGCAGGGTCAAGAGGTCCAGGACAGCATCTTCATCCTCAGGGCCCTCCCCAGGCCCTTTGCACAGCTGCCGCCCTCTTCTGTTGAAACCCAGAAGGCACCTGGGGAGGTCTCCTAAGTCTAGTCGTGGTGGAAATGCTGTGGACCTGCTTCTGCTCACAGAGGTGATACTTAAGgcctttgtgggtttttttgttgtttgttttttaatatgtggtgctgggaattgaacccatggccttggcATGGACATGCAAGGCAatcactcaaccaactgagctatctccccagcccacCCAGGCCCTT
This genomic interval from Marmota flaviventris isolate mMarFla1 chromosome 1, mMarFla1.hap1, whole genome shotgun sequence contains the following:
- the LOC114090201 gene encoding cathelicidin antimicrobial peptide-like isoform X1; protein product: MQTQREGGSFLEWQSLLLLLLGLMMPLAIAQTLSYQEAVLRAVDGFNQQSSDANLYRLLSLDSQSQGDEDPDTPKPVSFTVKETVCPKTTQQTLEQCDFKEDGLVKRCVGTVTLDPARDSFDINCDGPQHFKKTARLGGLLQKGGEKIGEKLENIGRKIKDFFQSLVPRSRS
- the LOC114090201 gene encoding cathelicidin antimicrobial peptide-like isoform X2, translating into MSSPSVMFFNLSILLWQMYSIPTPHRLQGLLGPPGTRDEDPDTPKPVSFTVKETVCPKTTQQTLEQCDFKEDGLVKRCVGTVTLDPARDSFDINCDGPQHFKKTARLGGLLQKGGEKIGEKLENIGRKIKDFFQSLVPRSRS